GTATCTTTAGCGGTCATCACAGGCGTGCTGTTGGATGATTTTTTGAGCGGCAAGGTTTCAAATTCTATTGCTAAGGCCACCAGGTTCTCTTATTATAGCCTGATAGCTATAATGCTCCTTGGATGGGTGGGTGTCGCCATTTACGTAAAACTCGATTTTTTCTCAATAATAATGGCAGGCGTGGTCATATCAGGCCTATTTCTCGCTTTCGGAGGCTTACTTTCATTAATAGCGTTTATAAATAAAAGGTTAATGCTGGCATTCGTGTTGATCGTTTATTCCGTAGCGATATTCTTGAGCCCATTGAGCGCGTCGATCTTGCCCGAAGTGGAACGTTATGAGACAAGCAAAGAGGTGTCTGAGAAACTGTCGGCTGTCATGAAGCCCGGTGAGGAGCTCGGCGCGGCCAGCAATTATATGGCTGGCCTTGCCTTTTACACCGGGAAATTTCCGATCGACCTTGATCAGCATCATATACAGATAAGTTTTATGAATTCCGGGAAAAGGATATGGGCGGTGATGAAAGAGAAGAACCATAAACATCTTTATGATAAAGAAATTACAAAGGCATATGTTAAGCCCTCGTATGTTGTATTCAATATAGGAAAGCGCGCCATTATAACCAATGAAGCGCCTGCCGATGGACGCTTTCTGGTGAAACGGGAGAGACTGTAATGATAGCGAAAAACGTCTCATTCGTATTCCCGATGTTCAACGAAGCCGACAATATCGAGTCCACTATACGTCGCGCTACGGAATTGGCCGCACAGATTTCAGGTGACTATGAGATCGTGGTCGCGGACGATGCTTCTACTGACGGAAGCGGGGATCTTATAGACCGGATAGCCGCAAAAGACCCGCATCTTAAACCTGTGCACCTTAAAAATAACTCAAAATTCGGCGGAGCGCTTAATGCCGGCCTGATGGCTGCGCTGAAAGACGTGATCATATACACAGACTCGGACTTTCCCGCGAGAGAGGAAGATATAAAGAAGGCTATACAGATGCTTGATGAGGCCGATGTCGTTACCGCGTACAGTCTCGCGATAAAAGACTCAAGCCTGAAGCGTATTCTGATGTCGAAGGTTTATAATTTTCTGGTCCAGTCATTATTTGGCTTGCATTTGAAAGATATCAACTCGGGGTTAAAAATATATAAAAGGGAAGTCCTCCAGGGCCTTAATTTAAAGTCAAAGAGCCCGTTCATCGATGTCGAGATATTTGCCGAGGCCGTTAAGCGCGGATTCAAGATAAAGCAATATGGCCTCATCTTTGAACTTCGTACTAAGGGCTCATCCACGATATCCCGTATGAGCGTAGTGACGCGTACGTTCTGGGATATGTTTGCTTACAGATTTTGGCGGTAGGACCCAATATGAAACAATTGATAGTGGCCGCGGATGATTTCGGGATCACGGAGAGCGTGAATGAAGGCATAGCGCGTTCCCATAAAGAGGGGATTGTCACTTCGCTGAATTTTCTGCCATCGGGCGAGGCATTCGATGACGCGCTTGCCCGGGCGAAGTCGATCGGCCTCAATGAAGCCGGCGCGCACCTTGCGCTAACCGAAACCATTTCGGTCACGGAGGCTTCCAAAATACCATCCTTAGTCGATGCCGAAGGCAGATTCTATAAAGGCCATACCCAGTTTTTACTGAAATTCATATCAGGATCGATAGATCTCGACGAAGTCTATGTCGAATGGAGATCTCAACTGCAAAAAGTAAGCGCGACCGGCATCAGGATAACCAACTTGTCCAGCCACGAACATATACACATGCTGCCGAAACTTCTCGACATAATTATTAAACTCGCCAAAGAGTATGATATCCCCGCGATCAGATATCCGCACGCGGATCGTTCCAGCCGCCGGATGAGCGTAAATACCGTCTGTAAATCGCTGGCGCTTTTATATTTCGAAGGGAATATGTCCCAGGCCCTGAAGTCTTCCGGGATCACGGCACCGGAGCATTTTCTGGGATTTCTCGATTCCGGGAATATTACCGAGGAGGTGCTGCTCGATATCATAGCTAATCTTGAAGACCGGACCACAGAGCTTGTGTGCCATCCTGGATTTCTGGGGCCGGAGGTGCTGGATAGATACAAATTCCACAAAAATTCCGAAGCCGAACTTTACGCGCTGACGAGCCTCCGCGTAAAGAAATCAGCCGCCGATAAAGGGGTAGGCCTTGTGAGCTATGCCGAATTTCTTTCCAAAAATAAAAATCGATAACAGCGTAAAAGCGGCGCTCTTCTTATTTATCTTCACCCTCATAATATATTCCAATTCTTTGGGTGGGGAATTCGTATACGATGACGATTATTTCATCGTGAAGAATGTGCATATACGCAGCCTCGAGAATATCCCGTCGTTTTTTGTAAATCCGTCGACGGTGGCGTTCGCGGAGCTCGCCCAGGACGTCTACAGGCCGTTGACCACCATATCGTATGCGTTCGATTACCGCCTCTGGGGGCTCGATACGTTCGGGTATCATCTGGAGAGCGTTCTCTTACACGCGTTAAACGCCATATTGCTCTTCATCCTTTTGCAGCTCATCTTCGGAAATGCATCAATAGCGTTCCTGTCGAGCCTCTTATTCGTGTGCCATCCGGTGCAGACAGAGGCGGTCGCCTGGATATCGGGTCGCTCCAGCGTGCTCTTCCTTTTTTTCTATCTCGCGTCTTTCATATGTTATCTGCTCTTTATGAAGAAAGAGAAAAAGGCATATCTTGCGCTTTCTCTGATATTTTTTCTAGGATCGTTATTTTCGAAAGAGATGGCCATCAGTCTGCCGCTCCTGCTTGTATTGTATGATATTCATTTCGCGCCGGGGGAAAGCCTTAAGAAAAGGGCGCTGAAGCTGGCGCCATATTTTACACTCACAGTATTCTTTATAGCGGTCAGATTCATAGTAATAAACAGGGTGAGCCAGTGTGGATGGTGGGGCGGCAGTTCCTATCACACGTTTCTTACTATGCTGGTCGTGCTTGGCGAGTATGTGAAACTTATGATAGCGCCTGTAAAACTTTGCGCCTTTTACATGACAACGGTTTATACATCCATAGCGTCAGCCAAGGTCCTTTTATCGGTGGCGGCCATCGTAACGCTGATAGCATCGCTTCCGTTCATCTTCAGGCGCTCGCGCGGGATCTCATTTGCCATAGCTTTTTTCTTTCTGGCGCTTTTACCCGTTTCGAATATAGTGCCGTTAAGGGCCCTTATGGCCGAGAGATTCTTATATCTTCCGTCGATAGGATTCTGCGTTCTTGTTTCAATTCTTTTGGAGAAGATCGCAAGGATGGAATATAACGTTATCAAACTGAATCTCAGGAGACTGGCTATAGTCATAGCCTCTATGCTGGTACTGTTATATTCTGCCCGGACCATGATGAGAAACGAAGATTGGAAGAGCCAGATCACCATAACGAACTCGATATTAAAAATAGACCCGCTCAATCAATGGGCGCTGACGACGCTCGGAGCGGCATATTCGGATCTGGGGCAATACGAGAAGGCAATAAAGCCTCTCGTTAAAGCCATAATATTGTCGGAGAATTATTTTGCGCCGAGGAATATCCTGGGATTCTGTTATCTCCAGCTTGGCCGATATGATGAAGCCATAAAGATGCTCACAGACGCCCTGGAGATCAAGCCTGATAACCTCGAGGCCTTGAGCTCTATCGGGGTAGCGTATGCCCAGACCAAGAGATACGCCGAAGCGATACAACAGTTCGAGCGCGCTATAAAGGCTGACCCGTCGTTTGTAGACGGTTATATGAATCTCGGGACAACGTATGATCAGATGGGACAGAGTGAGAAGGCGATACAGGCCTACCAGCAGGCCGCGGATAGCACTAGATCGGCCCAGTCTATAGCCATCGCGTATGTGCGTATCGGCGATGTCTACAGGAGGCTAAGGGATCTCGAAAAGGCCAAGGCTTATTATAATAAGGCCATGGCATTATTCAGTCCCGGGATGGTAGAGCTTAAGAAATTAATCATAGGTCGGTTAACCTCCGGTTAGAGTATAAAATAGTTACATATTTTGACTGGATTTCCGTAGATAATTAGTGTATACTCATAGTAAAGGTAGTGTTTGGCTATAGCTGCATATTTTGTAAGGTGAATTTTTTTTGGTTATATTTTAAGTTATTTTCAAAACTCTGACAAATGTGGATGCCGTATGAAAATATCAAGATTGTTTCTAATCGTACCCATTATAATTGTCCTCCCTTCATGCTCGTTTGCTGAAGATTCGACGGCCAAGAAGGGGGAATTGTCCGTATATGGTGAGACAGGGCATGTAATTCCATTTATGGGCAATCAAAATACGGGCGCAACGCAATCCGAAGTCGACAAGAAGAATGATCTGGATAGTTCAAAGACGAAAGCACCGGATGTACAGGTTTGCGAGAATAAGCCGGGCACTATTCCGAACGGGATAAAAAAAGTATCATATGATGAACATGGAAAGATAACTGAATTGACAATGGATGATGGCACCATAGTAGCTTACAAATATTCCAGCGATAAAGAGCTTACTCTAGAGTCCAAGCAGGACGGTGTCGCGGTAAAATTCAAGAATACCTCCACCGCGGGCACAAAAGATGGTCAAGGCTCCGAATCGACCGCCAATGTGAGCTCCGCTTCCGGGAATGCCAATATCGCCGGCAGCGCGGACAGTGGAGAGGGTAAAGGCGGGATCATAGTAGAGGTCTATGCAAAGGAGCCTTCTGTTGCCGAAAGTTTCGGCAGGCCGGGTAATAGAAAGACCGACATGCTGGAACCCGCATTTCAGGTAGGATGCCCCGATACCACCGTACCGATTGCTAAACTCGCCGCAACACCGATGAAGTTTGATTTTAAGGAGATAAAGAAAGCCATCGAGAAGACTTCCAAGATAAGAGCCCAGGCGCTAAAAGACTACAAGCATAATACATCCAATTACTATGACGCGATGGATGCCGCTATCAAAAATAATATCGATGCCCTGGAGAAAGAAAATATTGGCCTTAACGGACTTGAAGGCCGCGTTCCTGCCGCGAATAGACAGGACGCCGTAGAAATGACCGTGAATAATATGTACGCCTATATCAGAAACGGCGGTGCCGATAGATCTATAAAAGATATAATGTCTCTTGAGGGAGAGCTCAGAAGCAAGATCGTAAATCCCGGCAGGAAAGTGTATGAAGGCAGGTTAATAGAGGCAACCGAGTACACGAACGATATGATAGAGAAGCTGGTAAAATCGCAACTGGCCCTTTATTTGAAGATCAAAAAAGATAAGATAGATGTCATAATCAATCTTCAAAAAACCCCGAAACCGAATAAGTAGGTTGAAGCCCCCCAATTCCTCTGATATAATCAAGCAGTAGTCTCATGAAATATGTAAAAATATGCCCATTTTCCGTGTATTACTAAAGGGAGTATAGGCGTCCGGATGTCTTCTGAGCAGCTGTCTGATGAAATATTGGTGCAAAAGGCCAGAGAAGGCGATACTAAAGCTTTCGAAGAGCTTTTCGACAGATATAAAAAACAGCTATTGAATTTTATTTATAGGCTCATAGGTAACAGGGAAACGGCCGAGGAAGTGACTCAGGAAGTATTTATTAAAGTTTATAATAAGCTGGAGATATTTGACCCAAGTAAGAAGTTTGTGTCATGGATATATACGATAGCGCGGAATCTCGCGAAAAACGCGCTCAGAGATAAAAAATATTTCTCCGCTAGATCTCTGGAAGAAACGGTGGTCCCTGGAGATGAAACCATGCATCTGAAGGATGTGATAGCAGATTCCAGTGCCGGCCCTGACCAGATCATTGAAGACGATGAGCTGGCGGAAGACGCGCAGCGGGTTCTGGATTCGATGCCGATCAAATATAGAGAGGTAATAGCGCTATGCAGCGTGCAGGGGCTTACTTATAAAGAGGCTGCGGTAGTGCTCGGTTGCAGTATCGCAAGCATTTCGGTAAGGCTCGAAGAGGCAAAATTGCTATTCATGAAGAAATTGGGCATAGATATGCCAGGGCGCAAGGAAAGCGATTCGCTATGAAGAACTCTGATCAGGACAGATTCAATATCGTAATGGCTCATCTTAAACCTATTGAGCCATCCAGCGGCTTCGATTTTGAATTCCGCAGAAGGCTTGCGGAGGCGGTTGCCAAAAAGTACAGCGAGACGCCGTTCGAATCATTTACCAGGCGTGTTGCCGGTGCTCTAGAGGGGCTTAAAGAGGCCCTGCTGCCGAGGACGCCGGTCATGGTAAGGGCCATGGCTGCCTTCCTATTCTTCATGTCGGCTGGTTTTTATGTCTATTCGACACAGCCCGCGCTACCGATCGTTATGGATGTAGGGGGCGTCGTTATAGTGCATCGCGCTGGTGAGTCTGTCGCCAGGCCGGTCACTCCATTGCAGGAGCTTAAGGAGGGTGATGTTATAACCGCGCAAGGCGCGTCGCAGCTCGACATAAATATGATGAATAAATATACCGTGCGTGTGAAGCCGGGAACCACTTTTAGGATAGCGAAGCTCGCTCTGCGGTTTGGAAACGGCACGGTCGATATAAGGCTGGCCGATGGCAATATGCTTGTCGACATAGAAAAGGGTTTTAAAGGTTCGAAATTCATTATAACGACCGACGCCGGCACCGCTAGGGCGCTAGGCACAAAATTTAGCGTAAGCTCAACCAATAATAAAAAACAGATTATGAATGTGGATGTGCTTGAAGGTAATGTGGAGGTTAATAGCAGCTACAGGCCGTCGAAGACGCTGATCGCCAGGCAGACTGTGATAGTTGGCCCAGGGCAGAAGACGGAGGTAACGGCGGGAGATCTGCCTGAGCCTCCGCAAAGGCTGATAGAGGAGGAGTGGAGAAAGCTCGAGGAATTGTATCAGATAGGCAGAAAGCCGAAGGTCCTGCTCCTGCTGAAGAATACCCCCGACCGAGTGAAACAGCTTTTAGCTCCGTGCCCAATATATATATCAGATGAAAAGCCGAGAGAGCTTCCCGTTGAACTTGAGGATGCCGTAATGAAGACGCGCGAAGCCATCGATACTGGGGATGCCTCAAAGCACATAGAAAGCATAAAAATTCTTGAGGGGATGGTGGCTAGATACCCTCGCGCAAAATATAACCCGCAACTCCTATTATATATAGGAAGTTATTATGAGTATATAGATCATCACCAGGATGCTATGCGTGTGTTCCGGGAGGTTACAAAGCGTTACCCCGAATCTCAGTTCGCTGGGATGGCTCAATGTGCGATAGGTATCATATATGAGGAGAAGCTGAACGACCCGGCAATGGCAGAGGGTGCTTTTAAGTTGGTTCTTAGCAAATATCCAAATAGTTTAGAAGCTATATGGGTGGAGGAAAAATTAGGCATCAAAAAAGTTAGAAATATGATTTAAAATTATCTCGCATCTCCGTGTATATAGTAGTAACGAAAGGAACACGGTGAATGTGATGAAGATAAACGGCGAAAAGACATATTGCAGAAGAAGATGTATCCGTGAGCTTATCGCGAAGTTGGAAGCATTAAATATGCGCGCGAGGGCGATGACGGATATTTTTTTTGAGATGAACTTAAAACCTTTAAAAAGCTGTTCACAAATCAAAGGAGGGAAATAACATGAAGACCTTAAAGATTGCCGTGACGATAATATTAGCGGTTGCGTTTGTCATATCGGCCGGATTTGCAACTTTTGCCGAGGACTATAATGATATTGTGGTGAGGCATCAAGAGTTGACGAGTAAGCTAATGCTGAATATGCGCTCGCCGGGCATAAGGACCGAAGGCAGGACGACTACTTCCTATGTCCCGATCAAAATCCTCGCAATAGCCGAACGATATCTGAAGGAGATCTTAAACCCCGAGAGTTTTAAGCTCAGTCAGTGGAGTGTAAAACCCGGTTCGTTAGTCGTTGTATTCAAACTTCCTGATGGCTCACCGGCAACTATAAATGTTGATATGCGTACGGGCAAGCCGAGTATATCGGGAGGCGATATGGTTAAGAATGGAGTTCTGAAGACCCGGGAGACCATAGCCCGGAAAATGAACGTCGATATATCAGAGGTTCATATAAATGGAATCGGGGATTGGGCTATCGGGATGACCATGGGTATTCCCCCGAATATCTTTGATACCGTGGTGCTGCCGGCGAGCGTCGAAGGCTATGCTCTTAAACTTCAGTATCGGCACAATCAATTCGGTCAGCCTGTTCAGGAAACCACGACCATAACATTGCTGTCGTTTGTGAACAAGAAAACAGGAACCGATCTGCTTCAGAGCGCTATGGGCTGTCTGAATGGGATCTTAAATCCGAATGCCTACACACTGGACTCCTGGCTGATAAGTGCGGGCGGGAATCTTACGTTTACCTTCAAGCTCGCTGACGGCTCGAAAATTAGAGTCAATGTGAGCGCTCAATCCGGTAAGTCTAAAATAGATGGTATCCTTGCCTCTCCGAAAGATTTGAAACAAGCCAGCACAATCCTCGGAGCGAATGCCGTCATCGGAATAACTACACTGCTCACTACTAAGGACGGCAAAGATATCGTAGGAGCCGCTACAATTACAAAGTTTTACGATAAAGAAGGCAATCTCGTGGGATCGCATGTAGTAAATGGATCCCTGGGACCGCTATACGGCAACGGCAATCGATGGCTTGATGGTAAAGGTGTTCTCATAGGCTATGATGCTTCTTCAGAAGCCCTGAAACAAGCCAGCACGATCCTCGGAGCGAACGCCACGTTCGGAATAACTATACCGCCTCTTGCCAGTACGCCAGAAGGAGCCACTACGATTACAAAGTTCTACGATAAGGATGGAGTTCTCATGGGAACGCATATGGTAAATTCATCTCTGAGGACAAATAGCGATGTGTGGCGTGATGGTAAAGGCGTTATCATAGGTTATGGAGCTTCTCCAGAAGCTTTGAAACAAGCCAGCACGATCCTCGGAGCGAATGCCGTCATCGGGATAACTGCACCATATACTGTTAATCTTCTCCACATCAAGGATATGCCCATATACATCACCACAATTACAAAGTTCTACGATAAGGATGGCGTTCTCATAGGAACGCATATGGTAAGCCCGTATCCAAACGGCAATCGATGGCTTGACGGTAAAGGTGTTCTCATAGGCTACGATGCCTCTTCGGGAGCTTTAAAACAAGCCAGCACGATCCTCGGCGCGGACGCCACGTTCGGGATAACTATACCGCCTTCCAGCATTACGAATGGCAATATAGAATATGTTATGGTAGGTGCCGCCACAGTCACGAAGTTCTATGATAAGGACGGTGTTCTCATAGGAACTCATATGGTGAGTGGGTCGCTGGGACCGATATACGGTAACCAATGGTTTAACGGTCAAGGCGTTCTTATAGGCTACGGAGCCTCTCCGGAAGCCTTGAAACAAGCCAGCACGATCCTCGGAGCGAACGCCGCCTTCGGGATAACTACACCATATACTATTAAGATAGCTGGCGCTACAATTACAAAGTTCTACGATAAAGAAGGCAACCTCATAGGAACGCATATGGTAAGCCCTTATCCAAACGGCAATCGATGGCTTGACGGTAAAGGTGTTCTCATAGGCTACGATGCCTCTTCGGGAGCTTTAAAACAAGCCAGCACGATCCTCGGAGCGAACGCCATGTTCGGAATAACTATACCGCCTCTTGCCAGTACGCCAGAAGGAGCTACTACGATTACAAAGTTCTACGATAAAGAAGGCAACCTCATAGGAACGCATATGGTAAGTCCCAGGCCGGGCGGCGACCAATGGTTTAATGGTGAAGGCGTTCTTATAGGATACGAAGCTTCTGAGATAATTAAAACCGAGCCGCCGGTTATCAATGCTGACGCTGCGGGTAAGATGAGCGTATTAGCGGATATAAACGCTAAGGCGGCGGAAGTTGCCGCTGCCGGTGCCAGTATCGATCCGAATCTGGCGCTAAAAAGGAATAATCTGCCGGCAGAACAGCTGAAACGATAGCGTCGAAATAGACATTTACGATTATTAGAAGGCCTCTTCATTTATCACTGGAGAGGTCTTCTTTTCCTCCTATTCGTCGGCGCTCGCAAGCTTCAACTCCCCAGACTTATTTGAGTGAGATTGGTGCGGAAGAAGGGAGTTGAACCCTTAAGGTGTTACCCATACGGTTCTGAGCCGTACGCGTCTGCCAGTTCCGCCACTTCCGCACGAAATAGGTTCACCAAGTATACCCTAAATCACTCAGACTGTCAATTATCCCAAAATAGACCCCCGGGGTATATTTTACGCCAATTCCGCTTGACAAAATAGTTCTTTAGAGTTACGATAAGTCATAAATTATTCTGATTGCTACAAAAGAATGTAACCAGAGACGACCATTCTCTGGTTTTTATTTTATAACATTAAGGAGGAGAGTAAGACATGTTTGGTTCTATTTCTGCGACATTGTTTGAAGTGGTTGCCATCTGGGGAGTTCTGTTTATTGCTATTTTAGGCCTGGGCTATGCTTTTCTATTAAAAACCCAGATCATGAAAAAAGACAAAGGCACTAATGAGATGCAGGATGTCTGGTCTGCTATACGCATGGGTGCAGACGCCTATCTTGGCCGCCAGCTCAAGAGTATTCTTCCCTTAATTTTCGGACTTACCGTAGTTTTATTCTTTTCGGTTTATATAATCCCGCCCAGCAGTGAAGCGTTACAGCGTTTTAGCGGCATGAATCCGGATACTATTAGGCTTATCGTTGGCCTTGGGCGCGCTCTAGCGTTTATTATGGGCGCGTTCTTCTCGCTTATAGTGGGACAATTCGGAATGCGCATGGCGGTTGAGGGTAATGTCCGCGTAGCAAGCGCATCACGAAGAAGCTTCAGTGAAGCGTTACAGATCGCCTACCGCACAGGAACCATCACGGGCATGCTTACGGATGGATTAGGACTCTTAGGCGGCACATTGATATTTATCATTTTCGGCATCGCCTCTCCCGATGTACTTTTAGGCTTTGGTTTCGGCGGGACGCTGCTTGCCTTATTTATGCGCGTGGGCGGCGGAATCTTTACAAAGGCGGCCGATATCGGAGCCGACCTCGTAGGAAAGGTTGAGAAGAATATTCCGGAAGACGATCCCAGGAATGCGGCTGTTATCGCGGACCTCGTGGGCGATAACGTCGGCGATTGCGCTGGTATGGCCGCGGATATTTTCGAATCTTATGAAGTCACTATCGTTTCGGGCCTGATCTTAGGCTTGGCGCTGGTTGCAATGACGGGCCAGATCAAATGGATAATATTTCCTCTCTTGGTGCGCGGCATAGGCGTGCTTTCCTCTATTGTAGGGACATATCTGGTAAGGGGAGGGAAAGATGGTGAAAATACAGACGCTTTCGCCAGCATAAACCGCGGTTTCTATGCTTCGGCGGCTATTTCGATGGCAGCATTTATGGTATTGGCGCATTTCTACATGCATGAATGGAGAGCGTTCTTCTCGGTAGGTATAGGCATATTACTGGCTATCGTCATCGATGAAATAACAAAATATTTTACGCATACACAGCATGCTCCGGTCAAAGAGATCGCCCAGAGTTCAAAGACGGGCTCCGCGACATTGATATTGAGGGGGCTTGCGATAGGATTCGAATCGTCGGCCTGGCAGTTCGTCGTTATCGCCATCACTATTCTGGCAGCGGTCGTTATCTATTGGGGACAATCGGTTGCCTTTGTACTCTACGGCGTGGCGATGACCGGCATAGGAATGCTTACTCTGACCGGCAACAATGTGGCCATGGACTCCTTCGGGCCCATTGCCGATAATGCGAACGGGATAGGCGAGATGGCGCATCTGGAGCCTAAGGCGCGCCAGATAATGGCTGACCTCGACGCGGTTGGCAACACAACCAAAGCGATCACTAAAGGCATCGCGATCGGCTCGGCAGTCATTGCGGCGGTATCGCTCTTTGGCTCGTTCCTCACGGATGTTACCATGGTTCAAGCGCAAATGAACGTGCCGGAACATCTGCGGATGCTTGTTACGGGTATACGCGTTTCGGAGCCGATCGTCTTTATAGGCTTACTTTTAGGCGGGGCAATCCCTTGCCTATTTTCGGCGCTTATGATCAATTCTGTCGCGCGCGCGGCGTCCTTAATCGTAAATGAAGTCCGCCGGCAATTTCATATTCCCGGCCTTATGGAAGGCAAGGTAAAACCAGATTATAAAAAAGCTGTTGAAATCTGCACCATAGCCGCGCAGAAAGAATTGATAGGATTGGCGTTAATAGCCATCTTAAGCCCGATATTAATCGGGCTTGTGCTGAAGGTCGAGGCTCTGGGCGGCTTCCTGGCGGGTGTCATTATTTCGGGCCAGCTTCTGGCGGTATTTATGGCAACCGCTGGTGGCGCATGGGATAATGCCAAGAAGACGATAGAAGACGGTTTATACGGCGGCAAGGGTTCGGATGCACATAAGGCATCGGTTGTCGGAGATACGGTGGGAGATCCTCTTAAGGACACCGCGGGCCCGGCACTGAACCCGATGATAAAAGTTATTAACCTCGTTTCCCTGTTAGCGGCGCCGATAATTATCCATCTTCATCGGGCCGATGCGGGAGTTATTGTCGCGATAGCGATATGTGTGCTTCTTATATTCGGGGCCATTATCTACTCCAAGCACGGGGTCTTGAGTTTCAGGAAGCCGAAAGAGGATAGTACCTTCTGATTTAAAAGGAAGGCCTTTATGAAGTTTTCCTATCCGCATGACCATTTCTCCCAAGGAAAGGTAATAGGTGGCCTATGGAGTTCTTCCAGAAACTGATCGATATAATCCTCCATTTTGACGCGTACATCAGCGTTATGATCCAATATTGCGGTTTATGGGCGTATCTTATACTTTTCGGGGTCATCTTTGCCGAAACCGGGTTTGTGGTTATGCCGTTTTTGCCAGGGGATTCTCTTCTTTTCGTGCTGGGCACATTTGCCGCGCGGGGAACATTTCACCCGATGCTTTTGGCCGGTATTTTGATGTTGGCGGCTATTTTAGGCGATAGCGTTAATTATGCTATCGGAAAATACCTGGGAGATCGCCTGATTCATGCCAAGGGCATCCCGTTCTTTAAGAAAGAGCACCTGGATCGGACACATCTTTTTTATAAAAAGTACGGCGGCAAGGCTATTATTTTAGCCAGATTTATGCCTATAGTGCGGATGTTCGCCCCGTTTGTGGCAGGCATCGTGCGTATGGATTATGCTAAATTTTTCATATATAATGTCATAGGAGGCATGGCGTGGGTGACAATTTTCATATTTAGCGGTTACTATTTCGGAAATATCCCTTTTGTGAAAAAAAATCTTTCTTTGGTTGTTATTGCTATTATATTCGTGTCGATAATGCCGGGAGTAATCGAATTCCTTAAGTATAAGTACAGGAAGAAATGAAAAAATTCGGAATCAATTGGTTAAAAAATAACACCTTATCATCCATTAAAAATCGTCATAGCGTAAGAATCTTCCTTGATAAGCCTGTTGATGACGAGGATCTCAAAACTATTCTTAACGCGGCAAATCAGGCCCCGTCAGCTCATAATCAACAGTCATGGCGGTTTATTGTCATAAGGGGAGAGAAGAAGAGCGATTTGGCTAATCTTATTTGCGCGAAGGCAGGCACTTTTTCTAAACCGTCCTCGACGCTGCTTCGCCTGGCATCGCGCAGCATCGCTTCCGCGCCGGTTGTGGTTGCCGTAGCAAATAGCGGAGAGCTTATTTCGAGGGGG
This portion of the Candidatus Omnitrophota bacterium genome encodes:
- a CDS encoding glycosyltransferase family 2 protein; this encodes MIAKNVSFVFPMFNEADNIESTIRRATELAAQISGDYEIVVADDASTDGSGDLIDRIAAKDPHLKPVHLKNNSKFGGALNAGLMAALKDVIIYTDSDFPAREEDIKKAIQMLDEADVVTAYSLAIKDSSLKRILMSKVYNFLVQSLFGLHLKDINSGLKIYKREVLQGLNLKSKSPFIDVEIFAEAVKRGFKIKQYGLIFELRTKGSSTISRMSVVTRTFWDMFAYRFWR
- a CDS encoding ChbG/HpnK family deacetylase, with protein sequence MKQLIVAADDFGITESVNEGIARSHKEGIVTSLNFLPSGEAFDDALARAKSIGLNEAGAHLALTETISVTEASKIPSLVDAEGRFYKGHTQFLLKFISGSIDLDEVYVEWRSQLQKVSATGIRITNLSSHEHIHMLPKLLDIIIKLAKEYDIPAIRYPHADRSSRRMSVNTVCKSLALLYFEGNMSQALKSSGITAPEHFLGFLDSGNITEEVLLDIIANLEDRTTELVCHPGFLGPEVLDRYKFHKNSEAELYALTSLRVKKSAADKGVGLVSYAEFLSKNKNR
- a CDS encoding tetratricopeptide repeat protein, producing the protein MPNFFPKIKIDNSVKAALFLFIFTLIIYSNSLGGEFVYDDDYFIVKNVHIRSLENIPSFFVNPSTVAFAELAQDVYRPLTTISYAFDYRLWGLDTFGYHLESVLLHALNAILLFILLQLIFGNASIAFLSSLLFVCHPVQTEAVAWISGRSSVLFLFFYLASFICYLLFMKKEKKAYLALSLIFFLGSLFSKEMAISLPLLLVLYDIHFAPGESLKKRALKLAPYFTLTVFFIAVRFIVINRVSQCGWWGGSSYHTFLTMLVVLGEYVKLMIAPVKLCAFYMTTVYTSIASAKVLLSVAAIVTLIASLPFIFRRSRGISFAIAFFFLALLPVSNIVPLRALMAERFLYLPSIGFCVLVSILLEKIARMEYNVIKLNLRRLAIVIASMLVLLYSARTMMRNEDWKSQITITNSILKIDPLNQWALTTLGAAYSDLGQYEKAIKPLVKAIILSENYFAPRNILGFCYLQLGRYDEAIKMLTDALEIKPDNLEALSSIGVAYAQTKRYAEAIQQFERAIKADPSFVDGYMNLGTTYDQMGQSEKAIQAYQQAADSTRSAQSIAIAYVRIGDVYRRLRDLEKAKAYYNKAMALFSPGMVELKKLIIGRLTSG
- a CDS encoding sigma-70 family RNA polymerase sigma factor is translated as MSSEQLSDEILVQKAREGDTKAFEELFDRYKKQLLNFIYRLIGNRETAEEVTQEVFIKVYNKLEIFDPSKKFVSWIYTIARNLAKNALRDKKYFSARSLEETVVPGDETMHLKDVIADSSAGPDQIIEDDELAEDAQRVLDSMPIKYREVIALCSVQGLTYKEAAVVLGCSIASISVRLEEAKLLFMKKLGIDMPGRKESDSL
- a CDS encoding FecR domain-containing protein, which produces MKNSDQDRFNIVMAHLKPIEPSSGFDFEFRRRLAEAVAKKYSETPFESFTRRVAGALEGLKEALLPRTPVMVRAMAAFLFFMSAGFYVYSTQPALPIVMDVGGVVIVHRAGESVARPVTPLQELKEGDVITAQGASQLDINMMNKYTVRVKPGTTFRIAKLALRFGNGTVDIRLADGNMLVDIEKGFKGSKFIITTDAGTARALGTKFSVSSTNNKKQIMNVDVLEGNVEVNSSYRPSKTLIARQTVIVGPGQKTEVTAGDLPEPPQRLIEEEWRKLEELYQIGRKPKVLLLLKNTPDRVKQLLAPCPIYISDEKPRELPVELEDAVMKTREAIDTGDASKHIESIKILEGMVARYPRAKYNPQLLLYIGSYYEYIDHHQDAMRVFREVTKRYPESQFAGMAQCAIGIIYEEKLNDPAMAEGAFKLVLSKYPNSLEAIWVEEKLGIKKVRNMI